A genomic segment from Nicotiana sylvestris chromosome 1, ASM39365v2, whole genome shotgun sequence encodes:
- the LOC138868300 gene encoding uncharacterized protein, protein MPDDEQRRLKRFAGILEASGITFTIFQFSGAAFTWWEAYERRRPVDVAPLTWQQFSVIFLEKYVPQSRREELHKQFEQFRQGDMTVMLYEMRFSELARHAVWLVSTDRERIRRFIDGLTYQLRIPMTRERVSGATFDEVFDIAHEIESVHFQERDERKSKRPRGSGSFGSAPSRGQFQHGRGRPFRHAQSARPFYRGVSLGYGSHSSYQGHSSLSALPVQSSSHAPSVQGSSMRGPSTGHFGVSGSLQSPFPAPRSCYECGEFGHMTRQCPHLLEGPS, encoded by the exons atgcctgacgacgAGCAACGTCGATtgaagaggtttg CGGGTATTTTGGAGGCCAGTGGGATCACATTTACtatttttcagttttctggagctgcctttacttggtgggaggcttatgagaggcgtaggcctgttgatgtagcgccccttacctggcagcagttctctgttatctttttggagaagtatgtaccacagtcTCGCAGGGAGGAGTTGCACAAGCAGTTCGAGCAGTTccgtcagggagatatgactgtgatgctgtatgagatgaggttctcggagttagctcgtcatgctgtttggCTGGTTTCTacggatagagagaggatcaggaggttcattgatggcctcacatatcagcttcggattcccatgaccagggagagggtgtcaggtgctacttttgatgagGTTTTTGACATTGCTCACGAGATTGAGTCGGTTCATttccaggagcgagatgagaggaaGTCCAAGAGGCCgcgaggatctggtagttttggtagtgctccttcgagaggtcagtttcagcacggtagaggccgtccattcagacatgctcagtcagctcgcccattTTATCGTGGGGTGTCATTGGGCTATGGTTCTCACAGCTCatatcagggccattcatcactcagtgccctaccGGTCCAGAGTTCGTCCCAtgctccatcggttcagggttcttccatgcgaggtccttctactggtcatttcgGTGTTAGTGGTTCCCTCCAGTCCCCATTCCCCGCACCAAggagttgttacgagtgtggggagtttggacatatgacgaggcagtgtcctcatcttcttgagggtccgtctTAG